Proteins from a genomic interval of Desulfovibrio litoralis DSM 11393:
- a CDS encoding cytochrome c3 family protein produces MNKRSFPMLVVSCVLIFAALAIYLIPATAKEELPNKVLLPNSGGRVVFTHTKHLDYAIDPEKAKTNLQEAANAACVTCHHDLKVSNLVNEKTKTPLVYACGACHGASTAPDFKTAHQEKYFNTGGIQTCISCHHENELPGTLEEQPELQKLPLKEIGQYFTSCTESCHSNMLGRMDTFHNSCISCHDKVGKGPKKDQCKQCHTS; encoded by the coding sequence TTGAACAAACGTTCTTTCCCCATGCTAGTAGTGAGTTGCGTGCTAATTTTTGCGGCACTCGCAATCTACCTTATTCCGGCAACGGCAAAAGAAGAGCTACCCAATAAAGTCCTCCTGCCAAACAGCGGCGGAAGGGTTGTGTTTACACACACAAAACATTTGGACTATGCAATTGATCCGGAAAAAGCCAAAACCAATCTGCAAGAGGCTGCTAATGCTGCCTGTGTAACTTGCCATCATGACTTAAAAGTCAGTAACTTGGTTAACGAAAAGACCAAAACGCCTTTGGTTTATGCTTGTGGTGCGTGTCATGGAGCAAGTACCGCTCCCGATTTTAAAACCGCCCACCAAGAAAAATATTTTAACACAGGCGGTATCCAAACCTGTATCTCTTGCCACCATGAAAATGAGTTGCCGGGAACTTTGGAAGAACAACCTGAATTGCAAAAGCTTCCTTTAAAAGAAATAGGACAGTATTTTACGAGCTGTACCGAAAGTTGCCACTCAAATATGTTAGGACGCATGGATACTTTCCACAACAGCTGTATAAGTTGTCATGACAAAGTCGGGAAAGGTCCTAAAAAAGATCAATGTAAACAATGTCATACATCTTAG
- a CDS encoding 4Fe-4S dicluster domain-containing protein, whose amino-acid sequence MNKLFNLTFPERLQITELDDIQTLLVPLRGHDVCKYVKKRSSVMQGALLASHQDNDIPDVHAPKSGIIKEITRTYIEIDCSKEAQATALENAKKFMEEALAKGEGQETLNSNTNANIEAKPVNLLELTPKDLIVALKNLGISARPFTRPCTTFILNGLNPEPGMCYAEELLATHAATIKAALLLIQRLSNADKYILALPEGNKTNIEGFTNQFVKAVYPISLARPLITKITGTESSKDVTMVHLNSVFNLGLVAQSGLPLNKTIISVQGKNFFTYIGTPVSTLLEQVNAVPQDKDTIILGGFMRGYPLSSTQRGIDQNDCAIIHEKYGTVPHLTDNPCINCGLCVNICPMRLRPNMLSRYAEFEQYNNCHKEYIELCIECGLCGYVCPACRPMQQYFKIAKHQLGIVSRQHTIQQPV is encoded by the coding sequence ATGAACAAACTATTCAATCTTACCTTTCCGGAACGTCTACAAATTACTGAGCTAGACGATATTCAAACACTGCTCGTTCCTCTTAGAGGACACGACGTTTGCAAATATGTCAAAAAACGTAGCAGCGTTATGCAAGGTGCATTACTCGCAAGTCATCAGGACAACGATATACCTGATGTCCATGCACCCAAATCAGGGATAATAAAAGAAATTACTCGTACCTATATCGAGATTGATTGTAGCAAGGAAGCACAAGCTACTGCCTTGGAAAATGCAAAAAAATTCATGGAAGAAGCTTTGGCAAAAGGAGAAGGGCAAGAAACGCTCAACTCTAACACAAACGCCAATATAGAAGCAAAACCCGTTAACCTGCTTGAACTTACCCCAAAAGACTTGATTGTTGCCTTAAAAAACTTGGGGATCTCAGCCAGACCTTTTACCAGACCATGCACAACTTTCATCTTAAACGGTTTAAACCCTGAACCCGGAATGTGTTATGCCGAAGAATTGTTGGCAACGCATGCGGCAACAATAAAAGCCGCTCTTCTATTAATTCAACGTTTATCTAACGCCGATAAATATATTCTGGCGTTACCCGAAGGCAACAAAACCAATATCGAAGGTTTTACCAACCAATTTGTTAAAGCCGTATATCCAATTAGCTTGGCTCGCCCGTTGATTACAAAAATCACCGGAACAGAAAGCAGTAAAGACGTTACCATGGTACACCTTAACAGCGTCTTTAACCTTGGTCTTGTTGCACAAAGCGGACTGCCTTTAAACAAAACAATTATTAGTGTTCAAGGCAAAAACTTCTTTACTTATATCGGAACTCCAGTCAGCACTTTATTGGAACAAGTCAACGCAGTACCTCAAGATAAAGATACTATCATCTTGGGCGGATTTATGCGCGGTTATCCTCTTTCAAGCACTCAAAGAGGAATAGATCAAAATGATTGTGCCATTATCCATGAAAAATACGGAACTGTTCCTCATCTTACAGATAACCCATGTATTAACTGTGGACTTTGCGTCAATATTTGTCCAATGCGTTTACGCCCCAATATGTTGAGTCGCTACGCTGAGTTTGAACAATACAACAACTGCCACAAAGAATATATAGAACTTTGTATCGAATGTGGTCTTTGCGGTTATGTTTGTCCCGCCTGTCGCCCGATGCAACAGTATTTCAAGATAGCTAAACATCAGCTTGGCATTGTAAGCAGACAACATACAATCCAACAACCAGTGTAA
- a CDS encoding RnfABCDGE type electron transport complex subunit D, whose amino-acid sequence MTSKTEKNLLPIFTVDTPPYAHFGGSIQKMSRNMFIGLIPVIILSIMTYGLLSLRVMMLAIGTAVLTEALCLYLADRENRIYDGTAMVAGLLFALLLPAGAPWWLVIIGSSLSIAIGKQAFGGLGANPLCTPLVGWAILTISWPTQMDPNAMVLGSNLIDPLLKLKYFGVQSLPEGINSALLLGEQLGGLGTGFIAAITLGGIYLLITRTIRPEATIAYFLGVLISGVIFWKIDPNTHISPELYFLTGSTVLMGFFFITDHASSPVSSIGLILFGLLAGILTVLMRIYGIYADGAPFAVLLANLCTPLLDIIRPRPWGKRS is encoded by the coding sequence ATGACCAGTAAAACAGAAAAAAACTTACTACCCATTTTTACAGTAGATACTCCACCATACGCTCACTTTGGCGGAAGTATTCAAAAAATGTCTCGCAATATGTTTATAGGGCTTATACCCGTCATTATTCTTTCGATAATGACTTACGGGTTGCTCTCTTTACGAGTTATGATGTTGGCTATTGGAACAGCCGTTCTTACAGAAGCTCTTTGTTTGTATTTAGCAGATAGAGAAAACCGCATTTATGACGGAACAGCCATGGTTGCAGGTCTTTTATTTGCTTTATTGTTGCCGGCGGGAGCACCTTGGTGGCTCGTTATCATCGGAAGCTCTTTAAGTATTGCAATCGGGAAACAAGCTTTTGGCGGACTTGGAGCAAACCCGCTCTGTACACCACTAGTAGGTTGGGCAATTTTAACCATTTCTTGGCCAACTCAAATGGATCCAAACGCAATGGTTTTAGGCTCTAACCTAATTGACCCGTTATTAAAATTAAAATATTTCGGAGTTCAAAGTTTACCCGAAGGAATTAATTCCGCATTATTGCTTGGCGAACAACTCGGTGGACTCGGAACAGGCTTTATCGCCGCAATTACCTTAGGCGGAATATACCTTTTAATAACAAGAACAATTCGCCCCGAAGCAACTATCGCTTATTTTTTAGGCGTATTGATTAGCGGAGTGATTTTTTGGAAAATAGATCCAAATACTCATATTTCTCCCGAACTCTATTTTCTTACCGGAAGTACCGTGCTTATGGGCTTTTTCTTTATCACCGACCACGCCTCAAGCCCTGTGTCTTCAATCGGTTTGATTTTATTCGGTCTACTCGCCGGGATATTGACCGTTCTTATGCGTATTTACGGTATTTATGCTGATGGTGCTCCTTTTGCGGTTTTATTGGCAAACCTTTGCACACCGCTTTTGGACATTATTCGCCCACGCCCTTGGGGCAAAAGGAGCTAA
- the rnfG gene encoding RnfABCDGE type electron transport complex subunit G, whose amino-acid sequence MREIISMLVVLSAICGVSGLTLSFLKQTTAPTIRAQVLKYIQGPAITSVFSQADNKPLEEYKDFTLKDGKTVVTVFPYKQNNKLIGVALEAKGGGYGGDIGVIVGFNIEKDTLLGIGITEHKETPGIGSAVALPKFTNQFKGKGLDINLSSRGGKIDAISGATISSTGTVTAVQSAVNIYKELKANITSQWQ is encoded by the coding sequence ATGCGAGAAATAATAAGCATGTTGGTGGTACTGTCTGCTATTTGTGGAGTTTCCGGTTTAACGCTTTCGTTTTTAAAACAAACCACAGCTCCGACAATTCGTGCTCAAGTTTTGAAATATATTCAAGGCCCTGCTATTACGAGCGTTTTTAGTCAAGCAGACAACAAACCCCTTGAAGAATATAAAGACTTTACCCTTAAAGACGGAAAAACCGTTGTTACCGTATTCCCTTATAAACAAAACAATAAGCTTATCGGGGTTGCCCTTGAAGCAAAAGGTGGCGGATATGGCGGAGATATAGGTGTTATTGTCGGATTTAATATCGAAAAAGATACCTTACTCGGAATTGGTATAACCGAACACAAAGAAACTCCGGGAATTGGTAGTGCCGTTGCATTACCCAAGTTTACCAACCAGTTTAAAGGAAAGGGACTTGATATTAACCTTAGCTCAAGGGGTGGCAAAATAGACGCTATTTCCGGAGCAACCATATCGTCTACCGGTACAGTTACGGCAGTACAAAGTGCTGTTAATATTTATAAAGAACTTAAAGCCAATATTACCAGTCAGTGGCAATAA
- the rsxE gene encoding electron transport complex subunit RsxE — MGSIWKEFSKGLWKEIPPFRLVLGLCPTLAVTKSAWNGFGMGLAVIFVLVLSNMVISSVRSIIPKKVRIVCFIALSATLVVAVELLMQAYTYTLYQQLGIFVPLIVVNCIILGRAEAFAAKNPVLLSAADGLGIGIGYTFALTFIGAIREVLGTGSLTIIGMVRDFLGFADPTKYDVLFSNFEPFRIMVEAPGAFLVLGIVLACMNWYTMWSAKKAGQDQLALDPAECGGCSGCSGCSDK, encoded by the coding sequence ATGGGATCAATCTGGAAAGAATTTTCAAAAGGTCTTTGGAAGGAAATTCCTCCCTTTCGCCTTGTTTTAGGTCTTTGTCCTACTCTTGCCGTTACCAAATCGGCATGGAACGGCTTTGGAATGGGTCTTGCGGTTATCTTTGTTTTGGTTTTATCAAACATGGTAATATCCTCAGTTCGCTCAATTATTCCTAAAAAAGTCCGTATCGTTTGTTTTATTGCCCTTTCGGCTACCCTCGTTGTAGCCGTTGAGCTTTTAATGCAGGCATATACTTACACACTCTATCAACAGCTCGGAATTTTCGTTCCGCTTATTGTTGTAAACTGTATTATTTTAGGGCGTGCCGAAGCTTTTGCCGCCAAAAACCCTGTCTTGCTCTCTGCGGCTGACGGCCTTGGAATAGGGATAGGCTATACCTTTGCCTTAACTTTTATTGGAGCAATCAGGGAAGTTTTAGGAACTGGCTCTTTAACTATTATAGGAATGGTCAGAGACTTTTTGGGCTTTGCCGACCCTACAAAATATGACGTTTTATTTTCTAACTTTGAACCTTTCAGAATAATGGTAGAAGCCCCGGGTGCGTTTTTAGTATTAGGTATCGTGCTCGCTTGTATGAACTGGTATACCATGTGGTCTGCGAAAAAAGCAGGTCAAGATCAACTAGCTTTAGATCCTGCGGAATGTGGCGGTTGTAGCGGTTGCAGTGGTTGTTCCGATAAATAA
- a CDS encoding electron transport complex protein RnfA — translation MEYFLMFIGAVFVNNIVLAQFLGQCPYLGCSKEKSVSIGMGSAVIFVAVLATGLTWAAQKYLLNPMDLGYLQTIVFILLIAGLVQFVEMFLKKAAPPLYKALGIFLPLITTNCCVLGLAILAQREEFGLLEALFYSFSASLGFMLALVLMAGIRERLAVCHVPRALKGTSISLIMAGLMSMCFMAFKGMI, via the coding sequence ATGGAATATTTTCTTATGTTTATCGGAGCCGTGTTTGTAAACAACATCGTTTTGGCACAATTTTTGGGACAATGCCCTTATCTTGGTTGTTCTAAAGAAAAATCGGTTTCAATCGGAATGGGAAGTGCCGTTATCTTTGTTGCCGTTCTCGCAACAGGCTTGACTTGGGCGGCTCAAAAATATCTGCTTAACCCTATGGATCTTGGATATTTGCAAACTATTGTATTTATTTTGCTTATTGCAGGACTTGTACAATTTGTTGAAATGTTCTTAAAAAAAGCGGCTCCTCCCTTATATAAAGCGTTGGGAATCTTTTTACCATTAATTACAACTAACTGTTGTGTGCTTGGTCTTGCGATTTTAGCCCAAAGAGAAGAGTTTGGTCTTCTCGAAGCCCTGTTTTATTCTTTCTCTGCCAGTCTTGGCTTTATGTTAGCCTTGGTTTTAATGGCGGGAATAAGAGAACGCTTAGCTGTATGTCATGTTCCCAGAGCATTAAAAGGAACTTCGATCAGCTTAATTATGGCAGGACTCATGTCCATGTGTTTTATGGCTTTTAAAGGCATGATCTAA
- the rnfB gene encoding RnfABCDGE type electron transport complex subunit B has product MVIDSVLMLAGLGFALAALLAIASRLLYVKEDPRIQEITEALPGANCGGCGFAGCESYAIAVLNSPDVGANLCVVGGEDTAKQVGLLAGKAVEEGAQNVCFRRCAREEGNVQQRFDYIGASTCASAALIEGGPYRCGWSCLGLGDCVRACPFDAITIKNNMAEINDALCLSCGVCVKTCPRSILQIIPQQARVMSYCATREKLKLVSEVCEVGCINCLSCLKACPGGAIKYENLRIEIDHAKCLAYGESCNEACVAACSRKILRSRNKGTKQPIVLQPKELVEDSVNA; this is encoded by the coding sequence ATGGTTATCGATTCTGTTTTAATGTTGGCAGGGTTGGGCTTTGCTTTAGCCGCCTTATTGGCTATAGCTTCCCGTCTTCTCTATGTTAAAGAAGACCCGCGTATCCAAGAAATAACTGAAGCTCTTCCCGGTGCCAACTGTGGTGGTTGCGGATTTGCCGGCTGTGAATCTTATGCTATTGCCGTTTTAAACTCACCCGACGTTGGTGCTAACTTATGTGTAGTCGGTGGAGAGGACACAGCGAAACAAGTTGGACTGCTCGCCGGAAAAGCCGTAGAAGAAGGGGCTCAAAACGTATGTTTTCGCCGCTGTGCTCGTGAAGAAGGAAACGTACAACAACGCTTTGACTATATCGGTGCCTCTACTTGTGCGAGTGCTGCTCTTATCGAGGGTGGACCTTATCGTTGTGGTTGGTCTTGTTTAGGGCTTGGCGACTGTGTAAGAGCTTGTCCTTTTGATGCTATTACCATAAAAAATAATATGGCAGAAATAAACGACGCCCTATGTTTAAGCTGTGGAGTTTGTGTCAAAACTTGCCCACGCTCTATCTTGCAAATTATACCACAACAAGCCAGAGTAATGTCTTATTGTGCCACAAGAGAAAAGCTTAAATTGGTTAGCGAAGTTTGCGAAGTTGGCTGTATTAACTGTTTAAGTTGTCTTAAAGCTTGTCCGGGCGGTGCTATAAAATATGAAAACTTGCGTATTGAGATTGATCACGCAAAATGTTTGGCATATGGCGAAAGTTGTAATGAAGCCTGTGTTGCGGCCTGTTCAAGAAAGATTCTGCGTTCAAGAAACAAAGGCACAAAACAGCCAATAGTGTTACAACCGAAAGAACTCGTTGAAGATTCCGTTAACGCATAA
- a CDS encoding FAD:protein FMN transferase, which yields MNYKSLTRRNFLKQATTLGASLFVLSPAQLLADSLTKNHISQETRLLMGTIVNITAKSQSKIQAETAIGLAFNEIERLIDIFNRHSSSSVIGTLNAQGKIKDIPVELSEVLTNAQKITLSSNEMFNPTIEPLLRYYETHKTNSAKLNVSSSEIKELRELADLNSVKINASGISFAKQGMGITLDGIAKGYITDMAAKVLEKNQVHDYMINAGGDIKVSGTNIDSQSWNIGIANPYQKGQSVETIRLNQGAIASSGGSENFFDSSKQNNHLINPYTGKSPNIASVSVVAPNTMLADALATTIALLPTSSAIKLINQTPNTACLILENSGERFTSATWNQLA from the coding sequence ATGAACTATAAGTCTCTCACACGGCGTAATTTTTTAAAACAAGCCACAACGCTCGGTGCGTCTTTATTTGTATTAAGCCCGGCTCAACTTTTGGCAGACAGCCTGACTAAAAATCATATTAGCCAAGAAACCCGTCTATTAATGGGTACTATCGTTAATATCACCGCCAAAAGTCAAAGCAAAATACAAGCAGAAACGGCTATTGGTCTTGCTTTTAATGAAATAGAACGCCTGATTGATATTTTTAATCGCCACTCTTCGAGTTCTGTAATCGGAACTTTAAATGCTCAAGGTAAGATTAAAGATATTCCAGTCGAGCTAAGTGAAGTATTAACAAATGCTCAAAAAATAACACTCAGTTCGAATGAAATGTTTAACCCGACTATAGAACCTTTATTGCGTTATTATGAAACGCATAAAACCAATAGTGCCAAGTTAAACGTCTCTAGCTCTGAAATAAAAGAATTAAGAGAACTCGCTGATCTTAACTCCGTAAAGATTAATGCAAGTGGTATTAGCTTTGCCAAACAAGGCATGGGTATTACGCTTGACGGAATAGCCAAAGGTTATATCACCGATATGGCTGCAAAGGTTTTGGAAAAAAACCAAGTCCATGACTATATGATTAACGCCGGTGGCGATATTAAAGTTAGTGGAACTAATATTGATTCACAAAGCTGGAATATCGGAATAGCCAATCCCTATCAAAAAGGACAAAGCGTTGAAACAATTCGCCTGAACCAAGGTGCTATTGCAAGCTCAGGCGGTTCGGAAAACTTTTTTGATAGCTCTAAACAAAACAACCACTTGATCAATCCGTATACGGGAAAAAGCCCTAATATAGCTTCCGTATCCGTCGTTGCACCAAATACAATGTTGGCAGACGCTTTGGCAACAACCATTGCTCTTTTACCAACTTCAAGTGCAATCAAATTGATTAATCAAACCCCTAATACCGCATGTCTTATTTTAGAGAACAGCGGTGAGCGTTTTACTTCGGCAACTTGGAATCAACTCGCCTAA
- a CDS encoding sensor histidine kinase, with the protein MQNLTSNITLLYSLLFFLAFLVGISWLVLLLFTNKLKKLTNSLSQKEELIKKLEAQLLECSKLASLGQHSAELAHDINNPLTIIKERAGLIKDILNDENQNNINEYDQIKDNASKIEQSVDRASKILLRTLNFARNKNIRNTNTNLQALIIEIISFLEKKIKTKQIEIQTHFEPDLYFNELDANKTEQIIFNILDNALDAVEEKGIIKIETSHNSESYIIQIIDNGNGISEENLKLIFTPFFSTKNSAVKQDGGTGLGLFIANALTTELGGTLKAENNLDGGARFSIFLPKISNTNEKL; encoded by the coding sequence ATGCAAAATCTTACCTCAAATATAACGCTATTATACAGCTTGTTGTTTTTTCTCGCCTTTCTTGTGGGAATCTCTTGGCTTGTGCTTTTATTATTCACAAATAAACTCAAAAAACTTACAAACAGTCTCAGCCAAAAAGAAGAACTCATAAAAAAACTTGAAGCTCAACTTTTAGAATGCTCAAAACTGGCAAGCCTCGGGCAACATAGTGCCGAACTTGCCCACGATATAAATAATCCTCTAACTATTATTAAAGAACGAGCAGGTTTAATTAAAGATATTTTAAATGATGAAAATCAAAACAATATCAATGAGTATGATCAAATAAAAGATAATGCGAGCAAAATAGAACAAAGCGTTGATAGGGCCTCAAAAATTTTACTACGAACCTTAAATTTTGCACGCAATAAAAATATTCGCAACACAAATACAAACTTACAAGCATTAATTATTGAGATCATTTCATTTTTAGAAAAGAAAATCAAAACGAAACAGATTGAAATACAAACTCATTTTGAACCTGATCTATATTTCAACGAACTTGATGCAAACAAAACCGAGCAAATAATTTTTAATATTCTTGATAATGCTTTAGACGCTGTTGAGGAAAAAGGTATTATAAAGATTGAAACAAGCCATAATTCAGAATCTTACATAATCCAAATTATTGATAACGGAAACGGAATCAGCGAAGAAAATTTAAAACTGATTTTTACTCCATTTTTTTCCACCAAAAATTCAGCAGTTAAACAAGATGGCGGAACAGGTCTCGGTCTTTTTATTGCGAACGCTTTAACAACTGAACTTGGCGGAACATTAAAAGCTGAAAACAACCTCGACGGCGGGGCTCGGTTTAGTATATTTTTACCAAAAATTTCAAACACTAATGAAAAACTATAA
- a CDS encoding phosphoribosylanthranilate isomerase, translated as MSTTLKLKVCGLTRPEDIQTCCEQGIDFTGLIFASKSPRKLTLEQAQSLLEQSVQAFKTYKTKKVGVFVKQPIDEVREIATTLNLDYIQLHGDEDEAFCNHFKPEKIIKVVWADKIAEKCKDKNEFQTKFEAELKRFSSYCAYFLCDAGKSGGGSGECLNWLNLSTIKFPKPWFLAGGLNLNNASQAFNEAKPNVLDFNSGLELSPGIKDCNKIIQLNQWRSQI; from the coding sequence ATGTCAACAACTCTAAAACTTAAAGTTTGTGGTTTAACACGCCCCGAAGATATACAAACCTGTTGCGAACAAGGAATTGATTTTACAGGTCTGATTTTTGCTTCTAAAAGCCCTCGAAAATTGACACTTGAACAAGCTCAAAGCTTATTGGAACAAAGCGTTCAAGCTTTCAAGACCTATAAAACAAAAAAAGTCGGCGTTTTTGTCAAACAGCCTATTGATGAAGTCAGGGAAATTGCAACAACGCTCAATTTAGACTATATTCAACTCCACGGCGACGAAGACGAAGCCTTTTGCAATCATTTTAAGCCTGAAAAAATTATTAAAGTCGTTTGGGCTGACAAAATTGCGGAAAAGTGTAAAGATAAAAACGAATTTCAAACAAAATTTGAAGCGGAACTAAAACGCTTTTCTTCTTATTGTGCATATTTTTTGTGTGATGCGGGAAAATCAGGCGGAGGTAGCGGAGAATGCCTCAACTGGCTTAACTTAAGCACAATAAAGTTTCCAAAACCTTGGTTTTTAGCTGGTGGTTTAAATTTAAACAATGCCTCGCAAGCATTCAATGAAGCCAAGCCTAACGTCTTAGACTTTAACTCAGGCTTGGAACTTAGCCCGGGTATAAAAGATTGCAATAAAATTATTCAATTAAATCAGTGGCGAAGCCAAATATAA